Proteins from one Streptomyces sp. NBC_00289 genomic window:
- a CDS encoding transposase has protein sequence MICAGELGPVIPRTFPPAPGWSPDGHRIKSELDYGCGPEKTWVYGALRIRDGQQITMAASSRNSVFYQQFLQLVEDANPAGEIWIVTDNLSSHNSLSTRTWLEDHPRIHHAFIPVGACWLNLQEGWWRIFRKTALAGRSFANPDDITQATAVATRQLNARARPWIWGRPAPPTRQLRRRYVYIQ, from the coding sequence GTGATCTGCGCCGGCGAACTGGGGCCGGTGATCCCCCGCACTTTTCCGCCCGCACCGGGCTGGTCACCCGACGGGCACCGGATCAAGTCCGAGCTCGACTACGGCTGCGGGCCAGAAAAGACCTGGGTCTACGGGGCTTTACGCATCCGGGACGGCCAGCAGATCACCATGGCCGCATCCTCCCGCAACAGCGTCTTCTACCAGCAATTCCTTCAACTGGTCGAGGACGCCAATCCGGCCGGTGAGATCTGGATCGTCACCGACAACCTGTCCTCCCACAACAGCCTGTCCACCCGGACCTGGCTGGAGGACCACCCCCGCATCCACCACGCGTTCATCCCGGTCGGCGCCTGCTGGCTGAACCTGCAGGAAGGCTGGTGGCGGATCTTCCGCAAGACCGCCCTGGCCGGACGGTCCTTCGCCAACCCCGACGACATCACCCAGGCCACAGCCGTGGCCACCCGGCAACTCAACGCCCGAGCCCGCCCCTGGATCTGGGGCCGGCCAGCCCCGCCCACCCGCCAACTACGACGCCGATATGTGTACATCCAATGA
- a CDS encoding transposase, whose product MRARMIELSWSGLRVPAIAVELGCSEKTVRCWLHRFNRSGLEGLDDLGGQGRKRRITEAERSRIIALVKQVPPGRLRWEPGGELWAADEAGPAEWTLDSLAAQARQLGIEVGRSQVRRILVAEGVRWRRTRSWTRSKDPDFAGKGRGSSASTPSHPTARR is encoded by the coding sequence ATGCGGGCCCGGATGATCGAGCTGAGCTGGTCGGGGCTGCGGGTGCCGGCGATCGCGGTGGAGCTGGGCTGCAGCGAGAAAACGGTCCGCTGCTGGCTGCACCGCTTCAACCGCTCCGGGCTGGAGGGGCTGGATGATCTGGGCGGGCAGGGCCGCAAGCGGCGGATCACCGAGGCCGAGCGATCCCGGATCATCGCTCTGGTCAAACAGGTGCCGCCGGGCCGGCTGCGGTGGGAGCCGGGCGGGGAACTGTGGGCGGCCGACGAAGCCGGGCCGGCCGAGTGGACGCTGGACTCCCTGGCCGCCCAGGCCCGGCAGCTGGGTATCGAGGTCGGCCGCTCCCAGGTGCGCAGGATCCTGGTTGCCGAGGGGGTGCGCTGGCGCCGTACCCGATCCTGGACCCGTTCAAAGGACCCGGACTTCGCGGGAAAAGGACGCGGATCATCGGCCTCTACACCCAGCCACCCGACGGCGCGACGGTGA